The Palaeococcus ferrophilus DSM 13482 nucleotide sequence CTCAGAACTTTCCACCAAGGAACTTCGCAACCTCACCGACGGTAACGAACTTCGGCGTGGCGAGCCTTGATATGTGGGCCTCGCTTATCGTCTCAAGCTCCTTGCCCTCGAACTCCTTCGGAATGCCCGCGTAGACCTTGAGCTTCCTGAAAGCCTTCCTTCCCTTGTCCTTCTTCCAGGGGAGCATTCCCCTCACGGTTCTCCTGACGATCTCGTCGCTCCTCTTGGGGTAGAAGGGACCCCTTCTCGGGTTGGATATTGACCTGAAGAGCGTCTTCTGCTTGTACTTGGCGAAGATGTACTCCCTGTTTCCGGTTATGATGGCCTTCTCGGCGTTGACGATAACGACTTCCTCTCCCTCGAGGAGCATCTTGGCGACCTTTGAGGCCATCCTTCCCAGTATGAGTCCGTCAGCGTTAATAATCCTCATGGCTCATCACTCCATTATGATTACTCCACTACCCTTCGGGTTCCTCTCAATGAGCTCCTCAATCGTGATAGCCTCTCCACCAGCGCTGAGTATCTTGGCCTTGGCCTCCTCACTGAAAGCCCACGCAGCGACCGTAACCTTGTGGCCTATGCTTCCCGCGCCGAGCACCTTACCGGGGACTATAACGGTGTCGCCTTCCTTGGTGTAGCGGTTGATCTTGCTGACGTTAACCTCTGCCCTCTGCCTCCTGGGCCTCTCGAGGCGCCACGCGATGTCCTTCCATATCTTAACCCCTTCCTCGTTGGACTTCTTCTTGAGGGTTCTTATGAGCCTTCTCAAATTAATGTCAGTTGGTCCGGTTCTCTTAACCATGAACACTCCTCCTTAACGTTTTCTCGCACCGCACCGTTGGGAGGGATGACAGTGACTGGTGCGGGGGACGGGATTTGAACCCGCGAACCCCTGCGGGACGGGACCCTAAATCCCGCGCCTTTGGCCAGGCTCGGCAACCCCCGCGCTATTCCGCTAATCTATGGAGTTCGCTTATAAATTTATCGCCCTTCCTCATGAGGATTTTAAGGGCGGTCGCTACTATAGCTTCTGCGGGGAGTTCGCCGTTGCTTTCGACCGTAAAGACGAAAGCACCCGGAATTATCTCTTCTTTGATGGGCCCGCCGACGTACTCGTCGAATTCACGGGGGAGGTAGAACGCCTTGGTGGTCGTTACGACGAGCTCCTCCTTGGTCTCCTTAACCGGAAGCCCGCGCTTCTCGGCGAGCTCCTTAACCCTCTCCCAGTTGGGTACCTCCTTGCTCACGTGAACCTTCGTGAGGTACTTGTAGTAGGCAAAACCAGGCTGCCACTTGGCGTGCTCCTTGCCCCTACCCAGGCGCGCATAGGCGTTGAAGGTCAGCCTCTGCCCCTCGGCGAGCTTGACTATCGGGATGTCGGGGTTTGCGGGCTTTATCTCGGGGTCGTCGCTCTTAATGTCGCCTGAGTAGACGATTCCCGGGCCCTCCGCCTCGAGTGAGAGTGTGACGGTGTACTCATCGAGCTCCAGAGCATCGAGCTCGAACCTGTCCGCGGGGGTGACCAGCGGAATGAGTCCGAGGCGGTGGGCGATAATCTCGTCAAAGAGGGCGGAGTTGTTTTCGTAGAACTCAACCTCGTCAACGGCGAAGGTGGGCACGTCGCCGAGGATGGTCCTGCGGAGAGCGTTGGCAAAGGCTACCTCAACTCCCTCAACGATGAAGCGTATCGCATCCTCCCTCTTTTCAAGAATTTCGATTTTCATTGTTCTCACCAAAAAAAGAAGTTGTGAAGGTCAGACACGCCTTCCCCTTCTACCGCCCTTGGGCCTGGTGCCGTCGTGCGGTATTGGGGTGACGTCCTCCACCCTTCCTATCCTAAGCCCCGCCCTGGCGAGAGCCCTAATGGCTGCCTGCGCACCGGGTCCGGGGTTCTTGCTCTTGCTTCCACCGGGAGCGCGGACCTTTATGTGGATGGCCGTTATTCCCTTCTCGAGAGCCTCCTCCGCGGCCCTCTTGGCGGCGATCATTGCCGCGTAGGGGGAGGGCTCGTCCCTGTCGGCCTTAACGACCATACCACCGCTGCACTTTGAGATGGTCTCCGCTCCGGTGAGGTCGGTGATGTGGATGATGGTGTTGTTGTAGGAGGAGTAGATGTGGGCAACACCCCACTTCTCCTTCTTCTTTATGTTAATCCTCTGCTCCTCGCTCATTGTGCCTCACCCTTCTGAGCCTGTTCAATAACCATCCTCTCCGGGTGGTTCTCCCTCATGAAGGGGGAGGTCTTGGAGTAGGTTATGGTGTCCTCCTCTTCCCTGAGCACGAGGTAGCCCGGAGAGCGGATTATCTGGCCGTTGACCTCGATGTGGCCGTGAACGATAAGCTGCCTGGCCTGCCTGGGAGTCCTCGCGAGGCCCTTCTTAAAGACGATGGTCTGAAGGCGTCTCTCGAGAACGTCCTCGATGACGAGTGAAAGGACGTCATCGAGCTTTGCCTCGGCAGGGAGAAGACCAAGCCTGTTGAGCCTCTGGAGGAGCTGAACCCTCTCGACCTCGGCCTGCTTACCGCGGGCAGCGAGGAGTCTTCTCGCCCTACGCCTGAACTCCCTGAGCTGGGTCTCGTGCCTCCAGAGCTCCTTCTTGTTCTTGAGGGCGTACTTCTTCATGAGTACCTTTTCTCTCTCGATTCTCTCCTTAATCCAGGGGTGAGAGGGAGTCTCGTACCTCTTCCTTGGCTTCTTCGGGTCTCCCATTTAGATCACCTCACTTCTTCCTCCTGCTAACACCGAGTGTTGCACCGTGCCTGAAGTTTGACCTCGTCCTCTGGCCCCTCACGGGTAGACCGCGCTCAAGCCTGATACCCCTGTAGGAGCGTATGCGCCTGAGCCTGTTGAAGTCCTCCCTCCAGTACATGGCGAGCTTTGCACCGATGAGGTGGAGGTTCCTTCCGGTCTCGTAGTCCTTGGGTCTGTTGACAGCCCACTCGGGGATTCCGTGCCCAACGGGGTCCTCAAGCACCGCCTCGATCTTCTTAACGTCCTCATCGCCCATGTAACCGAGCTTGGCGAAGGGGTCTATTCCGGCAGCCCTGCACACCATGGTGGCGAAGTTTATGCCTATTCCCTTGATGCCCGTAAGGGCCCACCTTATCTGCTTGTTTCCGTCCAGATCCGTTCCAGCGATACGCACGATGTGTCTAAAGTTCTCGGTCATTATCAATACACCTCCAGATCAATCCTTCACGAGGATTTTGGCGCCGGGACGGGGATTTGAACCCCGGAGGGCAAACGCCCACGGGCTCTCAAGGCCCGCGCCATCCCAGGCTAGGCTATCCCGGCATAGACTCTAAAGCCGCCCCCTTTGGACAGCTCTCTCACTTCATTGAAGGTTTGCTCCATTAGAGCCTTAATATATTTTGCGCCCTGATTGGTGCGAATGACGAGTTGGAGCAGACCGCTATCGTAGAGATGCTTGGGAGCATTTATAACTATTTCCCTCAGCACCTCTTTGCCAGCGTGAACGGGTGGATTGGTGAGTATGGCGTGGAAGCGCTCCCCTTTGACCGGCTCGTAGAGGCTTCCCCACTTTACCTCCGCATTCTCCACGCCGTTGATTTTTAAATTTTTCTTTGCTATGCTCACCGCCCGCCTGTTCACATCGGTCATCACAACGTACTCAACAAAGCGGGAGGCAACAACGCCTATAGCCCCGTAGCCGCAGCCCAGATCAAGGACGCGCCATCTCCTGTCCAGAACGGCGCTCTCAAGGAGTAACCTCGTGCCGTTATCGAACTTCCCAAAGGAGAAGACCCCGCTGGCGGTGATGAACCTGAAGCGCTCTCCCCTGACGGTGACCTCTATGGTCTTCGTCCTGAGCGGGACATTGGGGTTCTCGGAGTAGTAGTGGCTCATGGTTGGAAATAAGGGGAGGGGTTTATAAAGTTGAACCCCGCCCCTTGCCCGCACAGCAACCTTTGCTTGCGCAAAGCTTGACCAAAAGATAGTGATTCCTTTTTAAAGTGCCAATTGGGGAAGTGTTTGCACTCTCTCACTAGAGCCCTTTAAACAGGAATTCATTCCACACAAGTTTAGAACAGGGAGTTTAACTCTAAAAGCGCTCGATAGAGCGCGAGAAAAAGTAACCCAAGTAAATGTTCCCACTCAAATGGAATTCCAATCCAACAATAATAGTTAGAAAAGCAAACATGACAAAGAAAAAACTAGAAGGAAGAACCACAAACTTTGATGAAACTTTGCGCAGGCAAAGTTCTCCTTTTGAAGAGCAAACTCCTACAATAAGGGATTTGAGAGTACGGAAAGCTTTTGAGAAAAGTTACAGGGGGCGTGGGGCGTCAGCCCCCCTGAGGATTAAGAAATAATGAAGGTGGGGAAACGTAGTTTCCCATGTTTTAAAGAAAAATCGGGGCTGTGGGGTGAAACCCCACCCCGGGGGTTTGAGAGTACAGGAAGCTTTTGGAAAAAGCTTCACCAAAAGTTTGAATGTCTTTGAGAATTGGCTTGATAACGGAGGATTCTCCTGATAAATGAGCAGAAAAATGCAGGTTTTCTCTTCTTTTAACGCCCTCCGGGCGCTATATTGCAAGCAAACCCCTTGAAAAATTGTCAATTAAACGAGAGAATCAAAAACTTGGCACTCTAATAAGGACATTCACTCTTTGATGAAACTTTGCTTGGCAAAGTTTCTACCACATTTTCGGATACCACTCTCTCGGCATGAAGACCTTGTCAACGTCAACCGCTATGCCCTTGCCTTTGTTGAGCATCTCCTGGCTGCTCATCTTGGCCTTTCCGAGGGCAACGAGTTCGTCCTTGAGGGTCATCACTGCAACCAGGTCACCCGGCTTTATGCCCTTGTTGAGCTTGACTACACCAGGGACAGCCAGATCGGCACCGTACGTTACAGCGGCAACCGCCGAGTCCCTTATCCACACCTTGGGGAGGTGCTCTACAGCTTTTTCCATCGGCTGGATGGCCTTCCTGAAGTACTCCTCAACCCCGTCCTCCTTCCAGAAGTGATAGTAGTCGAGGAGGTCGTGGAGGGTCACGAGCGTCTCGTCCTCCTTGAAGGGGCCGCTTCTGGTTCTCCTGAGCTCGGCCATGTGGGCGCCGACACCGAGGGCAAGACCCAGGTGGTGAATGAGCGAACGGATGTAGGTTCCGGCTTCGACTCCAACGCGGAAGAGAACGTCCCTGCCGTCTATCTCGAGCACGTCTATGTAGTAGACCTTCCTGGTCCTAAGGCGTCTCTTGACGGCGCTCCTCAGCGGCGGCCTCTGGATTATCTCGCCCTCGAACTCTCTCATGACGGCATTTATCTTCTCCTCCGGGACGTCGTCGTGGAGGTGCATGAGAGCAACGTACTCCTTACCCGCGGGAAGCAACGCCTGCACAACGCGCGTGGCTCTCTCAAGGGCAACCGGTAAAATACCGCTCACCTTCGGGTCGAGCGTTCCACCGTGGCCTGCCTTGCTGAGGTTGAAAAGTCTCTTAATCCACGCGACAACTTCGTGGCTCGTCGGTCCGGGGGGTTTATCGAGGTTTATTATGCCGAACTGCATGTGCATCTCCATGGGCCTCTTCTCTGGCGGAAAGCCCCACTTAGGGTTGGTCTCGGCGCT carries:
- a CDS encoding RNA-guided pseudouridylation complex pseudouridine synthase subunit Cbf5; this encodes MARDEVRKILPADIKREVLIRDESAETNPKWGFPPEKRPMEMHMQFGIINLDKPPGPTSHEVVAWIKRLFNLSKAGHGGTLDPKVSGILPVALERATRVVQALLPAGKEYVALMHLHDDVPEEKINAVMREFEGEIIQRPPLRSAVKRRLRTRKVYYIDVLEIDGRDVLFRVGVEAGTYIRSLIHHLGLALGVGAHMAELRRTRSGPFKEDETLVTLHDLLDYYHFWKEDGVEEYFRKAIQPMEKAVEHLPKVWIRDSAVAAVTYGADLAVPGVVKLNKGIKPGDLVAVMTLKDELVALGKAKMSSQEMLNKGKGIAVDVDKVFMPREWYPKMW
- a CDS encoding 30S ribosomal protein S11 — protein: MSEEQRINIKKKEKWGVAHIYSSYNNTIIHITDLTGAETISKCSGGMVVKADRDEPSPYAAMIAAKRAAEEALEKGITAIHIKVRAPGGSKSKNPGPGAQAAIRALARAGLRIGRVEDVTPIPHDGTRPKGGRRGRRV
- the rplM gene encoding 50S ribosomal protein L13 is translated as MRIINADGLILGRMASKVAKMLLEGEEVVIVNAEKAIITGNREYIFAKYKQKTLFRSISNPRRGPFYPKRSDEIVRRTVRGMLPWKKDKGRKAFRKLKVYAGIPKEFEGKELETISEAHISRLATPKFVTVGEVAKFLGGKF
- a CDS encoding 50S ribosomal protein L18e codes for the protein MVKRTGPTDINLRRLIRTLKKKSNEEGVKIWKDIAWRLERPRRQRAEVNVSKINRYTKEGDTVIVPGKVLGAGSIGHKVTVAAWAFSEEAKAKILSAGGEAITIEELIERNPKGSGVIIME
- a CDS encoding 30S ribosomal protein S13, with the translated sequence MTENFRHIVRIAGTDLDGNKQIRWALTGIKGIGINFATMVCRAAGIDPFAKLGYMGDEDVKKIEAVLEDPVGHGIPEWAVNRPKDYETGRNLHLIGAKLAMYWREDFNRLRRIRSYRGIRLERGLPVRGQRTRSNFRHGATLGVSRRKK
- a CDS encoding DNA-directed RNA polymerase subunit D, yielding MKIEILEKREDAIRFIVEGVEVAFANALRRTILGDVPTFAVDEVEFYENNSALFDEIIAHRLGLIPLVTPADRFELDALELDEYTVTLSLEAEGPGIVYSGDIKSDDPEIKPANPDIPIVKLAEGQRLTFNAYARLGRGKEHAKWQPGFAYYKYLTKVHVSKEVPNWERVKELAEKRGLPVKETKEELVVTTTKAFYLPREFDEYVGGPIKEEIIPGAFVFTVESNGELPAEAIVATALKILMRKGDKFISELHRLAE
- a CDS encoding 30S ribosomal protein S4, translating into MGDPKKPRKRYETPSHPWIKERIEREKVLMKKYALKNKKELWRHETQLREFRRRARRLLAARGKQAEVERVQLLQRLNRLGLLPAEAKLDDVLSLVIEDVLERRLQTIVFKKGLARTPRQARQLIVHGHIEVNGQIIRSPGYLVLREEEDTITYSKTSPFMRENHPERMVIEQAQKGEAQ
- a CDS encoding class I SAM-dependent methyltransferase; amino-acid sequence: MSHYYSENPNVPLRTKTIEVTVRGERFRFITASGVFSFGKFDNGTRLLLESAVLDRRWRVLDLGCGYGAIGVVASRFVEYVVMTDVNRRAVSIAKKNLKINGVENAEVKWGSLYEPVKGERFHAILTNPPVHAGKEVLREIVINAPKHLYDSGLLQLVIRTNQGAKYIKALMEQTFNEVRELSKGGGFRVYAGIA